The genomic interval TGGATGCATTGGGTGGCAGTGATTTTGATGATATTTATTACGATAAACAGTTTTTTCTGGATGCCAACGCAGCTTATAAGATCACTAAAAACTTCCGCATATTTGCAGAAGCTAATAATCTTACCAATCAGCCACTACGCTACTACCAGAGTGTTTCGTCCCGTACCGTGCAGGCAGAATATTACCGTCCGCGCTACAACCTGGGTATCAAGTTTGATTTGACCAAATAATACGTTTGAACAAATAAAGCATTGATTAGCCTGGTTTTCTGTCAGGCTAATCTCTTTTATAAATTACATCAATCGAAAATGAAATTATACGCATTCAGCACCCTTGTCCTTATTTCCACACTGACAATTTTATCCTGTAATAACCAGAATTCCGATAAATCTTCTGAAAATCAAAATATTAAAAGTGATACCGCCACAATCCAGCCGTTAGTAATAACGGATTCCGTAAAACACGATACGGATGATCCTGCAATCTGGCTCAACCATTCTGATCTGTCGAAAAGCCTTATCATCGGAACAGATAAAAATGAGGATGGTGCATTGTATGTATTCGATCTCAAAGGAAAAATACAGCAGGACAAAGTGGTCAGAAATTTAAAACGGCCAAACAATGTCGATATAGCCTATGGATTGAGCTTAAATGGAAAACCGGTTGATATTGCAGTAGTGACAGAACGTGAAAATAACAGAATACGCATTTTCAGTCTGCCGGATATGAAGGCGATTGATAATGGCGGAATAGAAGTTTTCAAGGGAGAAACGGAACAGGATCCTATGGGAATTTCTCTTTATACACGTCCGTCCGACAAAGCCATTTTTGCCATAGTCGGCCGTAAAACCGGGCCGGTTGATGGCTATTTGTGGCAATATCGTTTGCAGGATGATGGAAAAGGAAATGTAAAAGCTGAAGTTGTCCGAAAATTCGGGAAATACAGCGCAAAAAAGGAAATAGAATCCATCGCCGTAGACAATGAACTCGGTTACATTTATTATTCAGATGAACAGGTCGGCGTGCGTAAATATTATGCAGACCCGGACAGCAGCAACACGGAACTGGCGTTAATTGCCAATACCAATTTTACTGAAGACAACGAAGGAATTTCAATTTATAAAACCGGAGACAAAACCGGATACATTCTGGTGTCGGACCAGGGTGCTCACAAATTCCACATTTTTACCCGCGAAGGAGAAACGGGTAATCCGCATCAGCACAGGCTCATAAAAACAGTAAAAGTAGCCGCTCAGAAAAGTGACGGATCAGATGTAACCAACGTCGCCATCAGCCCGGAATTCCCAAATGGACTGTTTGTTGTTATGTCCGAAGGAAAAGTTTTTCATTACTACCGCTGGGAAGATATAATAGGAAAATCCAGGTGATTTTTTCCTGCCATTGCAATTTGCAAGTCAACATTTTTTACCGTTTTTCGGCCTGATTTAACCGCCTTTTAGTTCTACACTGAAAGGCGTATTAATTATTTGTAGAGCACTTATCATAATATGTTTATAAGTGCTCTACAAGTATAATGTAGTCAGTTATCCTAAGATAATTTGGTCAAAAATAAAAAAAATTCTAACATAATTACCTGTTAATCAATATTTTAAGAATTATTATATAAAATTCAATTTTTTAAATATATTGCCTCGCATTACAGAAGTAATTAGCGTTTTGAAACAATTTCCTAACAAAAATCCGATCAGAAATATGAAAAACGATCTATCTTAATCCTACAATAAGCTGACCCGACGATAGTCAGCCTATCCGATCTTCAGGATAAAGGAACCATTCAGGTTTCTGCACAAAAAGAAGAATAACGTGACGATAAACAATGCTAATCAGGCGCAGTTTCCGGCCATCTGGTGACAGTATAACATCATGCGTAAACGTTAAACTTCATGGCCGTTATTAAGCTGTAACCCCACCTCGCTCTATATATCCTGTAAGGCTTTTACGTGGGTATCCTGACAGTTTGGCTACTGGTTCTTCCAGTGTAGTTTTAATGGGAATCTCATCTATACTCAATCACTAAAAAAATCCTGTCGGTTTATCACGAGTGCAATTAATTCAATTATCTGTTTTTCAAAAAAAAATTATAGAAACACAGTTTACGATTTGGTTCATTTCTTCACATTTAATTTTATTAACATGTCTAGACTTACGTGCTTCCGAATAAACTTTTTAATTATTTTATTATTCAGTTTTTGTGCCGGCTTATCAGAAATTACGGCTGGCACACCTGTTTCTCCGTCCTCAAATGATGGTAAAATTATTCCGTTTGTTAAGAAACCGGTATCTCCGCTAGTTTCTGCACAACCTGGCAATTCTGCTCAGGTGCTTAACAGTGTGGCAATCACAGAAGCCGGCGGCTGTCCAGATGTGACTTTTACGCCAAATCCGCAATATGCCTTGCCTGAAGCTTACGTAGGACAACCTTATGAGGTAACGATCAGTGTTGGGGATGGATACCAATACTTTGCGGATAATCTGCCAAACGGTCTTACATTAAATCAAAGTACAGGCCAGATAAGCGGCAGTCCTAATTGGGCCGATGATTATTGGATAACAATTAAAGCCACTAAGGAATGGTGTGATTATAAAGCTAATTATAAGCTTCCTGTTAAAAAGTACTGCCCGAAACTGACGTTCACGCCAGGTAATTACGACGGTTTGCCTGTTGGCTACGCAGGACAACCCTATTCGGCACAGGTCAAGGTAGACCAGGAAGGTTATGAATTTTATGCCTATGGCCTGCCAAAAGACCTGGCGATCAGCCCTGATGGCTACATCACCGGTATCCCCAAATATCCGGGCGAATACAAGTTTAAGGTCTTTGCCACTACCAAAGAAAAGGACCATGACAAAAAAGGGTATTGCGAGGGATGGATCGAGTATAAAATCTGGATCAAAAAGTACTGTCCGCCGCTGACCTTCACGCCTGGTAATTATGACGGCCTGCCTGTTGGCTACGCAGGACAACCCTATTCGGCACAGGTCAAGGTGGACCAGGATGGTTATGAATTTTATGCCTATGGCCTGCCAAAAGACCTGGCGATCAGCCCTGATGGTTACATCACCGGTATCCCCAAATATCCGGGCGAATACAAGTTTAAGGTCTTTGCCACTACCAAAGAAAAGGACCATGACAAAAAAGGGTATTGCGAGGGATGGATCGAGTACAAAATCTGGATCAAAAAGTACTGTCCGCCGCTGACCTTCACGCCTGGTAATTATGACGGCCTGCCTTACGGCTACGCAGGACAACCTTATTCGGCACAGGTCAAGGTGGATCAGGAAGGTTATGAATTCTATTCCTACGACCTGCCAAAAGACCTGGTGATCAGCCCTGATGGTTACATCACCGGTATCCCCAAATATCCGGGCGAATACGAGTTTAAGGTCTATGCCACTACCAAAGAAAAGGACCATGACAAAAAAGGGTATTGCGAGGGATGGATCAAGTACAAGATCTGGATTAAAAAGTACTGTCCGCCGCTGACCTTCACGCCTGGTAATTATGACGGTCTGCCTTACGGCTACGCAGGACAACCTTATTCGGCACAGGTCGAGGTGGATCAGGAAGGTTATGAATTCTATTCCTACGACCTGCCAAAAGACCTGGTGATCAGCCCTGATGGTTACATCACCGGTATCCCCAAATATCCGGGCGAATACGAGTTTAAGGTCTATGCCACTACCAAAGAAAAGGACCATGACAAAAAAGGGTATTGCGAGGGATGGATCAAGTACAAGATCTGGATTAAAAAGTACTGTCCGCCACTTACCTTTACGCCTGGCAAGTACGACGGTCTGCCTTACGGCTACGCAGGACAACCTTATTCAGCACAGGTCAAGGTGGATCAGGAAGGTTATGAATTCTATTCCTACGACCTGCCAAAAGACCTGGTGATCAGCCCTGATGGTTACATCACCGGTATCCCCAAATATCCGGGCGAATACGAGTTTAAGGTCTATGCCACTACCAAAGAAAAGGACCATGACAAAAAAGGGTATTGCGAGGGATGGATCAAGTACAAGATCTGGATTAAAAAGTACTGTCCGCCACTTACCTTTACGCCTGGCAAGTACGACGGTCTGCCTTACGGCTACGCAGGACAACCTTATTCGGCACAGGTCAAGGTGGATCAGGAAGGTTATGAATTCTATTCCTACGACCTGCCAAAAGACCTGGTGATCAGCCCTGATGGTTACATCACCGGTATCCCCAAATATCCGGGCGAATACGAGTTTAAGGTCTATGCCACTACCAAAGAAAAGGACCATGACAAAAAAGGGTATTGCGAGGGATGGATCAAGTACAAGATCTGGATTAAAAAGTACTGTCCGCCGCTGACCTTCACGCCTGGCAAGTACGACGGCCTGCCTTACGGCTACGCAGGACAACCTTATTCGGCACAGGTCAAGGTGGATCAGGAAGGTTATGAATTCTATTCCTACGACCTGCCAAAAGACCTGGTGATCAGCCCTGATGGCTACATTACCGGTATCCCCAAATATCCGGGCGAATACGAGTTTAAGGTCTATGCCACTACCAAAGAAAAAGACCATGACAAAAAAGGGTATTGCGAGGGATGGATCAAGTACAAGATCTGGATCAAAAAGTACTGTCCGCCGCTGACCTTCACGCCTGGCAAGTATGACGGTCTGCCTTACGGCTACGCAGGACAACCTTATTCGGCACAGGTCAAGGTGGATCAGGCTGGTTATGAATTCTATTCCTACGACCTGCCAAAAGACCTGGTGATCAGCCCTGATGGCTACATTACCGGTATCCCCAAATATCCGGGCGAATACGAGTTTAAGGTCTATGCCACTACCAAAGAAAAGGACCATGACAAAAAAGGGTATTGCGAGGGATGGATCAAGTACAAAATCTGGATCAAAAATTACTGTCCAAAACTTACTTTCTGGCCTGCTTCCGGCTATTTACCAGAAGCCACAGCCGGGGAATACTATGAAAAACAGATCACTGTTGACAAACCAGGCTATGAATTCTACGCAGAAGGTCTGCCAGATGGCCTTAAAATCAGCAGTTCAGGTCTCATCAGTGGTTATCCTACTAAGCCTGGCCATTATGAGAAGATAATTATCATAGCCAAAAAAGGATACTGTAAGGAATCAGCTTACTACAAAATCAAGGTCAAAGATTACTATTGTCCAAAGCTGACTTTCTGGCCTAATCCTTACAATGGATTGCCTGATGCAACCGTTTGGGAATACTATGAAAAGAAAATCTCTGTTGATAAACCTGGTTATGAATTCTACGCAGAAGGCCTGCCGGATTATCTTAAAATTGACAAAAAATCAGGTAAGATCTACGGTATCCCTACAAATGATGGTACTTTTTACATAACCATCACAGCCAAAAAAGGATACTGCAAGCAAAGTGCTATCTACAAGCTTAAGGTTAAATCGGTCATCAAGTCTTACCGCTTAGCCGCAGCTGCCGATGCTTACGTACGTGATGGCAACTATTCCCACTGGAATTTTGGCAAGGAGAAATCACTGGAAGTGAAAGGATCTAAGTCTAAGGGCAAAACCCGTAATACTTACATCAAGTTCTCTCTGAATGGTTTCAGTAACATAAGTTCGGCCAAGCTAAGGATTTATGGCAGAAACGAGGATAGCAAATCTGGTGTTTATGTGGTGGCTTACGCTGTCAGCTATGACGGTTGGAAAGAAACCGAAATTACCTGGAAAAATGCTCCATCGGGCTCATATTCTATTGGCGGGGTTGTGGTAAATGATAAGAAGAAGTATTATGAGATCAATATCACCGACTATGTGAAGTCTCAGCTTGGCGACAAAGTTGTAAGCATTTTGCTTAAAGATCCTGCCAGAGAGAACAAAACTGTTAAATTTAACAGCAGGGAAAACGGTTCTAACAAGCCGCAGCTGATCATCGAAACAAATAAAGCTGCAGCTGCAACTGTGGATCTTGTAGCCGATACTGATGAGACCGACGAAACTGATGAAACAGATGAAATTAAACCTGTGGCTCGTATGGGCAGTCCTGAAATTATTGAAACAGAAATAGGCGTGGATAAATCTATGATCTATCCTAACCCTGTTCAAAAACGTTTCACATTACAGTACGCTAAACAACACGATAAAAAGGTTGCTCTTCAAATGATCAGTCAGGGAGGTAAAATCTATCCTTTGCGCACACCTGAGCGAATAGAAGCAGGATCAAAATCAGAGATTGACATTTCCAACCTGTCTCTGAGAAGTGGAATTTATCTACTTCGAATACAATCCGCTTCCAAGTCAGAAGTGATCAAAGTACTGGTTACTGAATAACAGGAAGTATCAGAGTTAAAAGTCCTCCGAAAAACTTTCGGAGGACTTTTTTATTTTTCAAATAGAAAATCTTAAAAGGATCAGGTTTAAAATCCTGATCTTTTTGGTTAATTTAGTAGCGTTTTTTATTGCTTAACAAAGGTGAATGCTTCATGTTTAAAAAAAATACTAAATTCAGTCAATTTGAATTTTCAAAAATTAAGATTCGGCACTTATTGGAAAGGAAAATTCACATTACCAATAAGTTAAAAGCCAGGGCCATATTAATTTCAGAGCAGAAAAAAGAAATGGATGTTCTGCTTGATCATTACACTGATTTCATTGAAATAAATTTATTAATCAAAAGGCATACCTGCGAGCTAATGGAACTGAGGGTAACGGATCAGGACGAGTGGATGCAATTGTTACACAAACAAAGGGAAGAGCTGGGTTCATTTGTAAACTACAAACCGGAAAGCTCTTTAACCTTTGTTCAGTGACTCATTAACACTTATTTTACAACCATAATCCTGTTTGTAGTAATCCGGTTATTGATCATTTTAATTTTTACCAGGTACAATCCAGCAGGAAAGTTAGTTACAGTGATTCCGCCGGATAATGCTTTAACATTTTCTGAATCAAAATAGACCTGTCCGGCTATATTCATAACCGTAACCGACTTTACCTGTTTCCAGTCAGGAACTTTGATCTCAAAATGCCCTGAAACCGGATTAGGGTATATTTCTGTTTGAAAATCCACCCCTGGCTGGCCGGTTCCGGTGATTGGGTCGACTATAATAGTAATTTCGTCGGCTGCACTGGTGGCTCCTGCATCATCCCGGACAACCAGGCTGAAAACATAAGTACCCGCTGAAAATCCGCTTATAGTAGGTTTGGCAACAATTTTACTGCTGAACACCACATTAGAAGGCCCGCTGACCTGTTTCCATATGTACGCTTCCACAGTTCCGTCTTCATCTGTTCCTGAACCATTCAATACAAAACTATCATTCAATAATGTGATCGTCGTATCTGACCCGGCATTAGCTACCGGATCCTGATTTGGATTATTTGTCCCCTCCCCTGTCAGCCTGATTATGACCGGCGTCGAACTGCCGCTGTAAGATATATTAAGCTGAGCTACTTTTGTACCCAACCCAGCTGGTTTAAAAGTTACAGCAACATCTTTCGAAGCGCCAGCATTTAGTGTTACTGCACTTGTAAGATTGTGCGCAAATTCAGTTTTATTGGTTCCTGTAACTGTAACTGAACTTATCTGGCGGGAAGTAGTGCCGGTATTAGTCAGCGTAATGGTTTGTGCTTTGGAGGTAGTACCCGCCTGCTGACTAAAAAAATGCAGGGAAACAGGATCTGATACAATTTCTGCAACCTGGCCACTCAGTGCAATAGTAGCCGTTTCACCTGTTCCGGAGTGTTTAACAACCAGGCTTGCGTTTGCAATATCTGAAGTAGTGGGTTTAAATATAATTTTAAAATCTGCACTTCCACCCACAGGAATTACAAAAGGAAGTGCAAATGGAGCTTCGTATGTAAAAGAATTATCACCACTTTTTGTAACGGAAGAAATGATAATGGCCTGATTACCTGCCGTATTGTTTAACGTAATAGTTTTTGTATTCGTAGAAGCTGTCTTAACCTGGCCAAAATCAACACTTGCCGGAGCATCCAGC from Dyadobacter sp. NIV53 carries:
- a CDS encoding phytase, giving the protein MKLYAFSTLVLISTLTILSCNNQNSDKSSENQNIKSDTATIQPLVITDSVKHDTDDPAIWLNHSDLSKSLIIGTDKNEDGALYVFDLKGKIQQDKVVRNLKRPNNVDIAYGLSLNGKPVDIAVVTERENNRIRIFSLPDMKAIDNGGIEVFKGETEQDPMGISLYTRPSDKAIFAIVGRKTGPVDGYLWQYRLQDDGKGNVKAEVVRKFGKYSAKKEIESIAVDNELGYIYYSDEQVGVRKYYADPDSSNTELALIANTNFTEDNEGISIYKTGDKTGYILVSDQGAHKFHIFTREGETGNPHQHRLIKTVKVAAQKSDGSDVTNVAISPEFPNGLFVVMSEGKVFHYYRWEDIIGKSR
- a CDS encoding putative Ig domain-containing protein encodes the protein MSRLTCFRINFLIILLFSFCAGLSEITAGTPVSPSSNDGKIIPFVKKPVSPLVSAQPGNSAQVLNSVAITEAGGCPDVTFTPNPQYALPEAYVGQPYEVTISVGDGYQYFADNLPNGLTLNQSTGQISGSPNWADDYWITIKATKEWCDYKANYKLPVKKYCPKLTFTPGNYDGLPVGYAGQPYSAQVKVDQEGYEFYAYGLPKDLAISPDGYITGIPKYPGEYKFKVFATTKEKDHDKKGYCEGWIEYKIWIKKYCPPLTFTPGNYDGLPVGYAGQPYSAQVKVDQDGYEFYAYGLPKDLAISPDGYITGIPKYPGEYKFKVFATTKEKDHDKKGYCEGWIEYKIWIKKYCPPLTFTPGNYDGLPYGYAGQPYSAQVKVDQEGYEFYSYDLPKDLVISPDGYITGIPKYPGEYEFKVYATTKEKDHDKKGYCEGWIKYKIWIKKYCPPLTFTPGNYDGLPYGYAGQPYSAQVEVDQEGYEFYSYDLPKDLVISPDGYITGIPKYPGEYEFKVYATTKEKDHDKKGYCEGWIKYKIWIKKYCPPLTFTPGKYDGLPYGYAGQPYSAQVKVDQEGYEFYSYDLPKDLVISPDGYITGIPKYPGEYEFKVYATTKEKDHDKKGYCEGWIKYKIWIKKYCPPLTFTPGKYDGLPYGYAGQPYSAQVKVDQEGYEFYSYDLPKDLVISPDGYITGIPKYPGEYEFKVYATTKEKDHDKKGYCEGWIKYKIWIKKYCPPLTFTPGKYDGLPYGYAGQPYSAQVKVDQEGYEFYSYDLPKDLVISPDGYITGIPKYPGEYEFKVYATTKEKDHDKKGYCEGWIKYKIWIKKYCPPLTFTPGKYDGLPYGYAGQPYSAQVKVDQAGYEFYSYDLPKDLVISPDGYITGIPKYPGEYEFKVYATTKEKDHDKKGYCEGWIKYKIWIKNYCPKLTFWPASGYLPEATAGEYYEKQITVDKPGYEFYAEGLPDGLKISSSGLISGYPTKPGHYEKIIIIAKKGYCKESAYYKIKVKDYYCPKLTFWPNPYNGLPDATVWEYYEKKISVDKPGYEFYAEGLPDYLKIDKKSGKIYGIPTNDGTFYITITAKKGYCKQSAIYKLKVKSVIKSYRLAAAADAYVRDGNYSHWNFGKEKSLEVKGSKSKGKTRNTYIKFSLNGFSNISSAKLRIYGRNEDSKSGVYVVAYAVSYDGWKETEITWKNAPSGSYSIGGVVVNDKKKYYEINITDYVKSQLGDKVVSILLKDPARENKTVKFNSRENGSNKPQLIIETNKAAAATVDLVADTDETDETDETDEIKPVARMGSPEIIETEIGVDKSMIYPNPVQKRFTLQYAKQHDKKVALQMISQGGKIYPLRTPERIEAGSKSEIDISNLSLRSGIYLLRIQSASKSEVIKVLVTE